A DNA window from Bos mutus isolate GX-2022 chromosome 11, NWIPB_WYAK_1.1, whole genome shotgun sequence contains the following coding sequences:
- the MAPRE3 gene encoding microtubule-associated protein RP/EB family member 3 isoform X2, translated as MAVNVYSTSVTSENLSRHDMLAWVNDSLHLNYTKIEQLCSGAAYCQFMDMLFPGCVHLRKVKFQAKLEHEYIHNFKVLQAAFKKMGVDKIIPVEKLVKGKFQDNFEFIQWFKKFFDANYDGKDYNPLLARQGQDVAPPPNPGDQIFNKSKKLIGTAVPQRTSPTGPKNMQTSGRLSNVAPPCILRKNPPSARNGGHETDAQILELNQQLLDLKLTVDGLEKERDFYFSKLRDIELICQEHESENSPVISGIIGILYATEEGFAPPEDDEIEEHQQEDQDEY; from the exons ATGGCCGTCAATGTGTACTCCACATCTGTGACCAGTGAGAATCTGAGTCGCCATGATATGCTTGCATGGGTCAACGACTCCCTGCACCTCAACTATACCAAGATAGAACAGCTCTGCTCAG GGGCAGCCTACTGCCAGTTCATGGATATGCTCTTCCCTGGCTGTGTGCACTTGAGGAAGGTGAAGTTCCAGGCCAAGCTAGAGCACGAATACATCCACAACTTCAAGGTGCTGCAAGCAGCTTTCAAGAAGATGGGTGTTGACAAA ATCATTCCTGTAGAGAAATTAGTGAAAggaaaattccaagataattttgagtttattcagTGGTTTAAGAAATTCTTTGACGCAAACTATGATGGAAAGGATTACAACCCTCTGCTGGCGCGGCAGGGCCAGGACGTAGCACCACCTCCTAACCCAGGTGATCAGATCTTCAACAAATCCAAGAAACTCATTGGCACAGCAG TTCCACAGAGGACGTCACCCACAGGCCCCAAAAATATGCAGACCTCCGGCCGGCTGAGCAACGTGGCTCCTCCCTGTATCCTCCGGAAGAATCCTCCGTCAGCCCGAAATGGTGGCCACGAGACCGATGCCCAGATTCTTGAGCTCAACCAGCAG CTACTGGATTTGAAGCTAACGGTGGATGGGCTGGAGAAGGAGCGTGACTTCTACTTCAGCAAACTTCGAGACATTGAGCTCATCTGCCAGGAACACGAAAGTGAGAACAGCCCTGTCATCTCGGGCATCATTGGCATCCTCTATGCCACCGAG GAAGGATTTGCACCCCCTGAGGACGATGAGATTGAGGAACACCAACAGGAAGACCAGGACGAGTACTGA
- the MAPRE3 gene encoding microtubule-associated protein RP/EB family member 3 isoform X1 has translation MAVNVYSTSVTSENLSRHDMLAWVNDSLHLNYTKIEQLCSGAAYCQFMDMLFPGCVHLRKVKFQAKLEHEYIHNFKVLQAAFKKMGVDKIIPVEKLVKGKFQDNFEFIQWFKKFFDANYDGKDYNPLLARQGQDVAPPPNPVPQRTSPTGPKNMQTSGRLSNVAPPCILRKNPPSARNGGHETDAQILELNQQLLDLKLTVDGLEKERDFYFSKLRDIELICQEHESENSPVISGIIGILYATEEGFAPPEDDEIEEHQQEDQDEY, from the exons ATGGCCGTCAATGTGTACTCCACATCTGTGACCAGTGAGAATCTGAGTCGCCATGATATGCTTGCATGGGTCAACGACTCCCTGCACCTCAACTATACCAAGATAGAACAGCTCTGCTCAG GGGCAGCCTACTGCCAGTTCATGGATATGCTCTTCCCTGGCTGTGTGCACTTGAGGAAGGTGAAGTTCCAGGCCAAGCTAGAGCACGAATACATCCACAACTTCAAGGTGCTGCAAGCAGCTTTCAAGAAGATGGGTGTTGACAAA ATCATTCCTGTAGAGAAATTAGTGAAAggaaaattccaagataattttgagtttattcagTGGTTTAAGAAATTCTTTGACGCAAACTATGATGGAAAGGATTACAACCCTCTGCTGGCGCGGCAGGGCCAGGACGTAGCACCACCTCCTAACCCAG TTCCACAGAGGACGTCACCCACAGGCCCCAAAAATATGCAGACCTCCGGCCGGCTGAGCAACGTGGCTCCTCCCTGTATCCTCCGGAAGAATCCTCCGTCAGCCCGAAATGGTGGCCACGAGACCGATGCCCAGATTCTTGAGCTCAACCAGCAG CTACTGGATTTGAAGCTAACGGTGGATGGGCTGGAGAAGGAGCGTGACTTCTACTTCAGCAAACTTCGAGACATTGAGCTCATCTGCCAGGAACACGAAAGTGAGAACAGCCCTGTCATCTCGGGCATCATTGGCATCCTCTATGCCACCGAG GAAGGATTTGCACCCCCTGAGGACGATGAGATTGAGGAACACCAACAGGAAGACCAGGACGAGTACTGA